A genomic segment from Deinococcus yavapaiensis KR-236 encodes:
- a CDS encoding MFS transporter codes for MTISLLRGDFALVWWSGLISMTGSWMLSAALPAFVYLTTRSVLAASLMFVASLLPRVLLGGWAGSLADRYDRRVLLAALNALAALSLLPLLALDARSLWLVYVVEVLETLVLLPLGPAENSLLPALVSNDTLPRANALNALNNNLARLVGPALGGVMLTWGGLDLVVLVDVASYVLAALLIWRVRYRGAKSMTSEEPVKRAWRSGLAVVWRSSALRLLTLAMAVGAIGEGVFGVLLAPFVTSVLGGDARAYGLVISAQAIGGLVGGVVAARYAHRWEAARLLTWGSVGLGLVDLAMFVYPLWLPIVPPAVALMVLAGIPASFSGAAWATLMQRHASDAVRGRAFGVAGQLSAVGVFAGVGIANLAREAAWIVPVISTHAATLLLGGILLGALGRRAGLWSRGEVDLDGRGAAPARSQSEG; via the coding sequence ATGACGATTTCGTTGCTGCGAGGTGACTTCGCGCTCGTCTGGTGGAGCGGGCTGATCAGCATGACGGGTTCGTGGATGCTGTCGGCGGCCCTGCCGGCCTTCGTGTACTTGACGACCCGCTCGGTGCTCGCCGCGAGCTTGATGTTCGTCGCGTCGCTGCTGCCTCGCGTGCTGCTGGGCGGCTGGGCGGGTTCGCTGGCCGATCGGTACGATCGACGCGTGCTGCTCGCCGCCTTGAACGCCTTGGCCGCGCTCAGCTTGCTGCCGTTGCTGGCCCTCGACGCGCGCTCCTTGTGGTTGGTGTACGTCGTGGAGGTGCTCGAAACCCTCGTGCTGCTTCCGCTCGGTCCGGCCGAGAATAGCTTGCTGCCAGCCCTCGTCTCGAATGACACGTTGCCTCGAGCCAACGCGTTGAACGCGCTGAACAACAACCTCGCGCGCCTCGTCGGCCCGGCTCTCGGCGGCGTGATGTTGACGTGGGGCGGCTTGGACTTGGTGGTGCTGGTAGACGTCGCGAGCTACGTCTTGGCGGCGCTGCTGATTTGGCGGGTGCGGTACCGAGGCGCGAAGTCCATGACTTCGGAGGAGCCCGTGAAGCGCGCGTGGCGGTCGGGGCTGGCGGTGGTGTGGCGCTCGTCGGCTTTGCGGTTGCTGACGCTGGCCATGGCGGTCGGAGCGATCGGGGAGGGCGTGTTCGGCGTGCTGCTCGCACCGTTCGTGACGAGCGTGCTCGGCGGAGACGCCCGAGCGTACGGCCTCGTGATCAGCGCGCAAGCGATCGGGGGTTTGGTGGGAGGGGTGGTGGCCGCTCGGTACGCGCATCGCTGGGAAGCGGCGCGGTTGCTGACGTGGGGCTCGGTCGGGTTGGGGTTGGTGGATCTCGCGATGTTCGTGTACCCCCTGTGGTTGCCGATCGTGCCGCCCGCCGTGGCGTTGATGGTCCTTGCGGGGATTCCGGCGAGCTTCTCGGGCGCGGCGTGGGCGACGTTGATGCAGCGGCACGCTTCCGACGCCGTGCGCGGACGCGCCTTCGGCGTGGCCGGGCAGTTGTCCGCCGTGGGGGTGTTCGCGGGCGTGGGAATCGCGAACTTGGCTCGCGAGGCGGCATGGATCGTTCCCGTCATTTCGACGCACGCGGCGACGTTGCTGCTCGGCGGAATCCTGCTCGGCGCACTGGGACGGCGAGCAGGCTTGTGGAGCAGGGGAGAAGTCGACCTCGACGGCCGCGGCGCGGCGCCTGCTCGTTCGCAGAGCGAGGGGTGA
- a CDS encoding DJ-1/PfpI family protein: MPPHSAESSSRPLVAVLVYPGFSEFEVTVALTLLNRRYQVVNVGLSREPVRGEGGLLVQPERSLDDVRSEEFAAILVPGAADMAVLADQPALSALLRGAHARGALLGAVCGGPFALGQAGVLDGVPYTVTFTAEQRAVLGVFPEGTFEFRDVVRSENVITAQGHAFVEFGLAVAEALGAVVNVEGARTFYRGHGNPALNAQIMTS, from the coding sequence GTGCCTCCTCACTCTGCCGAATCCTCTTCACGACCGCTCGTGGCCGTCCTCGTCTACCCTGGGTTCTCGGAGTTCGAGGTGACGGTCGCCTTGACGCTCCTCAACCGTCGCTATCAAGTCGTCAACGTCGGCCTTTCGCGCGAACCCGTTCGCGGAGAAGGCGGCCTGCTCGTGCAACCCGAGCGCTCGCTGGACGACGTGCGATCCGAAGAGTTCGCCGCCATCCTCGTTCCCGGGGCGGCCGACATGGCCGTGTTGGCCGATCAACCCGCCCTCAGCGCCTTGCTTCGCGGCGCGCACGCTAGGGGCGCGTTGTTGGGAGCGGTGTGCGGCGGCCCCTTCGCCTTGGGGCAAGCGGGCGTCTTGGACGGCGTACCCTACACCGTCACCTTCACGGCCGAGCAACGTGCCGTTCTGGGTGTCTTTCCGGAGGGAACCTTCGAATTTCGGGACGTCGTGCGCTCCGAAAACGTCATCACGGCGCAAGGCCACGCCTTCGTCGAGTTCGGGTTGGCCGTGGCGGAAGCCTTGGGAGCGGTGGTGAACGTCGAAGGTGCGCGCACCTTCTACCGAGGGCACGGCAATCCCGCGTTGAACGCGCAGATCATGACGTCCTGA
- a CDS encoding roadblock/LC7 domain-containing protein, with protein MSKQEQLQAVIDQLRVALPDLKGAMIASTDGLPIATALSRGSDPNRIAAMSATALGLGKRISDTVGVGEFSETSVSGKDGQIYLYSVGSKAVLALVAPLGANVGLIHLEARDSARSISDIL; from the coding sequence ATGAGCAAGCAAGAGCAACTTCAAGCCGTGATCGACCAACTGCGCGTCGCCCTGCCCGACCTCAAAGGCGCCATGATCGCCTCCACCGACGGCCTGCCCATCGCGACCGCCTTGTCGCGCGGCTCGGACCCCAACCGCATCGCGGCGATGAGCGCCACGGCGTTGGGGTTGGGCAAGCGCATCAGTGACACGGTGGGCGTCGGGGAGTTCAGCGAGACGAGCGTGTCCGGCAAGGACGGGCAGATCTACTTGTACTCGGTGGGCAGCAAGGCGGTGCTGGCGTTGGTCGCGCCGCTCGGGGCGAACGTCGGCCTCATCCACCTCGAAGCGCGCGACTCCGCCCGCTCCATCAGCGACATCCTCTGA
- a CDS encoding D-alanyl-D-alanine carboxypeptidase/D-alanyl-D-alanine-endopeptidase: MHSRILILALALLATATAASPPAAVQAILARGPLPSPGQKVRAVHVGVLVQDLSTDERLIDVRANESFQPASNTKLATAAALLYALGPRVQLETRLLARGADTGVTRLTLVGSGDPTFTSSGPNSLASLARQVADAGVLEVGDLVIDDSLLARPWLLPDNGELVSAVRVGDLRPSSGAEPFTPSAPQRYASAVGEALRAALEDAGVRVTSAARQGQAAPDDTVIASVRSAPLSEVLARTLKPSDNAAAEHLLALTGVSEKGASVTPAQARASVAAFLDRAGVDRAGISLVDGSGLSRNDRLTPNAVVQLLRFAYRTPLLAPGETLTPLEAFKTHRNPFVEALAVGGTGTATSQAAANGGTLATRFVNAGLDVRAKTGTIVGASALSGYVVAKSGRVLAFSLLMDGYGGFGSELRAFQDELVKAIAGAY; the protein is encoded by the coding sequence ATGCATTCACGAATCCTGATCCTCGCGCTCGCCCTGCTCGCCACTGCCACGGCCGCTTCGCCCCCGGCGGCCGTTCAAGCCATCCTCGCGCGCGGACCCCTTCCCTCGCCCGGCCAGAAAGTCAGGGCCGTTCACGTCGGCGTGCTCGTTCAAGACCTCTCGACGGACGAGCGCCTCATCGACGTGCGCGCCAACGAGTCCTTCCAGCCCGCCTCGAACACCAAGCTCGCCACCGCCGCCGCCCTCCTGTACGCCCTCGGCCCTCGGGTCCAGCTGGAAACGCGTCTGCTCGCGCGCGGTGCGGACACGGGCGTCACGCGCCTCACGCTCGTCGGTTCGGGCGATCCGACCTTCACGTCGAGCGGCCCGAACTCTCTCGCGAGCCTTGCGCGGCAAGTCGCGGACGCCGGCGTTCTCGAAGTCGGCGATCTCGTCATCGACGATTCCCTGCTCGCTCGTCCGTGGCTGCTGCCCGACAACGGGGAACTCGTGAGCGCCGTGCGGGTCGGCGACCTCCGGCCGTCCAGTGGCGCGGAGCCGTTCACCCCGTCGGCACCTCAGCGGTACGCCTCGGCCGTCGGGGAGGCGCTGCGCGCGGCGCTGGAGGACGCGGGCGTCCGCGTGACGAGCGCGGCGCGGCAAGGACAGGCCGCCCCGGACGACACGGTGATCGCGTCCGTGCGAAGCGCGCCCCTCTCGGAGGTGCTCGCGCGAACGCTCAAGCCAAGTGACAACGCCGCCGCCGAGCACCTCCTCGCGTTGACGGGCGTCAGCGAGAAGGGGGCTTCGGTGACGCCCGCGCAGGCACGGGCGTCCGTGGCCGCCTTCCTCGACCGAGCCGGGGTGGACCGCGCGGGCATTTCTCTGGTGGACGGCTCGGGCTTGTCGCGCAACGATCGCCTCACGCCCAACGCGGTGGTGCAGTTGCTTCGCTTCGCCTACCGCACGCCGTTGCTCGCTCCGGGCGAGACTTTGACGCCGCTCGAGGCGTTCAAGACGCACCGCAATCCCTTCGTGGAAGCCCTCGCGGTGGGCGGGACGGGCACGGCGACTTCGCAAGCGGCAGCGAACGGGGGAACGCTCGCGACACGGTTCGTGAACGCGGGATTGGACGTGCGCGCCAAGACCGGAACGATCGTCGGGGCGTCGGCGCTGTCAGGGTACGTCGTGGCGAAGTCGGGGCGGGTGTTGGCGTTCAGCTTGCTGATGGACGGCTACGGCGGGTTCGGCTCGGAGTTGCGCGCCTTTCAAGATGAACTCGTCAAGGCGATCGCCGGTGCGTACTGA
- a CDS encoding DUF4388 domain-containing protein, with protein sequence MAIFGNLDELPFPDVIGMLGRRSGHLNITTTAAVTLHIDDGHLLALYLGPQAIHDAGRVREVILELTRAERGSFEFKRIQPNDLVQHHHLALNKLLLSITAVLDELAHYRTMLPAPETRFQQVRDAPEDLDASLKDFLDAAAPSLLLGASAAELAPRQGLHLERAQLYLYKLRALGLLTPVRAYPARPTAQRKADRPTVTPPAPPSTVLEPSEPRGLIGRLLAALHLRRKVA encoded by the coding sequence ATGGCGATTTTCGGAAATCTGGACGAGTTGCCTTTTCCCGACGTCATCGGCATGCTGGGACGCCGCAGCGGCCACCTCAACATCACCACGACCGCCGCCGTGACCTTACACATCGACGACGGCCATCTGCTCGCGCTCTACCTTGGACCGCAAGCGATTCACGACGCCGGCCGTGTACGAGAAGTCATCTTGGAGCTCACACGCGCCGAACGAGGCTCCTTCGAGTTCAAGCGCATCCAACCCAACGACCTCGTTCAACACCACCACCTCGCCCTCAACAAGCTCCTGCTGTCCATCACGGCCGTTCTCGACGAGCTCGCTCACTACCGCACCATGCTTCCCGCGCCCGAAACGCGCTTTCAGCAAGTCAGAGACGCTCCCGAAGACCTGGACGCCTCGCTGAAGGACTTTCTCGACGCGGCCGCCCCTTCCTTGCTGCTCGGAGCGAGCGCCGCCGAACTCGCCCCCAGGCAGGGCCTGCACCTCGAACGCGCCCAACTCTACCTCTACAAACTTCGCGCGCTCGGCCTCCTCACTCCCGTCCGCGCCTACCCGGCTCGGCCGACGGCTCAACGCAAGGCAGACAGACCCACCGTCACGCCTCCCGCTCCTCCTTCGACGGTTCTCGAGCCGAGCGAACCGCGCGGCTTGATCGGGCGCCTGCTCGCCGCTTTACACCTCCGGCGGAAGGTCGCATGA
- a CDS encoding GTP-binding protein codes for MTRPLKIVVSGPVGAGKTTFIRTLSETPVLDTEAEPSEDIGKATTTVAFDFGTMHLDDLPVHLYGTPGQDRFDFMWDILCQGALGLVMLVAGDRPGDFPKARSIFEFVTSRHPVPFIIGVTRQDLERVWEPEDVADYFELPTSHVVGLNATDAEQSTLTLVRMLELIQDITPIRRTA; via the coding sequence ATGACCCGCCCGCTCAAAATCGTCGTGAGCGGCCCCGTCGGCGCCGGCAAGACCACCTTCATCCGCACGCTCAGCGAAACACCCGTCCTCGACACCGAAGCCGAACCCAGCGAAGACATCGGCAAAGCCACCACCACCGTCGCCTTCGACTTCGGCACCATGCACCTCGACGACCTGCCCGTCCATTTGTACGGCACGCCCGGCCAAGACCGCTTCGACTTCATGTGGGACATCCTCTGCCAAGGCGCCCTCGGCCTCGTCATGCTCGTCGCCGGCGACCGACCCGGCGACTTCCCCAAAGCGCGCAGCATCTTCGAGTTCGTCACGAGCCGACACCCCGTGCCGTTCATCATCGGCGTCACCCGCCAAGACCTCGAACGCGTCTGGGAACCCGAGGACGTCGCCGACTACTTCGAACTGCCCACCTCGCACGTCGTCGGCCTCAACGCCACCGACGCCGAGCAAAGCACCCTCACGTTGGTGCGCATGCTCGAACTCATCCAAGACATCACCCCCATCCGGAGGACCGCATGA
- a CDS encoding EAL domain-containing protein: MPTGLKEQSHQRELSLYHILDALPEEAFDRIARLAAQHYRTPIALISLGDRDRRKLTACLGLDAHQADRFLGARSFDGADLLVVPDAARDARFAADDLTVGDAHVRFYAAAPVTTLQGDVLGMLCIADTEPRPFGEDEAAFLRELAVIAAQALELHASTTWRMYERAMLESVTDAIVGVDAAFDVSYLNEAACRLYDVTPGHVGRPLAELFRAAFPCDDDERTYREAIRERRAWSGEVHHHLPSGRTLLVSLLLNPLVDATGERVGILAFIRDITRQRAEEERLKLLESVTVNANDAVLITPARPIDAPNGPEIIYANDAFCRMTGYTLEEVIGRTPRFLQGPKTDREQLGKIRHALETWTTVTVELVNYRKDGSEFVVEFSVVPAGNKDGWYTHWISIQRDVTERRRQEERLRLLESVVVHASDAIIISEAEPVDAPGPRVLYVNDAYTRMTGYEPHEIIGQSPRIMQGEGTDRATLDRIRANLKAWRPVNETVLNYTKEGRPFWVSLAITPVANEAGWYTHWVSVQRDVTKEKRQLELERDRRAVLELVTAGAPLPQVLTATLQLLEHQLEGMTASILLRQDDHLYEGVRSALPLEYREAVNGFLIGPGMGTCGGAAFERRTIVTADILTDERWIRHRHLALRHGLRACWSTPILSKNHTVLGTFGVYAYEPRAPTADELALLEDKARLVAVILERYQALDDMQRLALYDPLTGLANRTLFHEQLRNALALRDPAVFVGVGLLDVDRFKLVNDTLGHGAGDELLCMIARRLAHNLSRRASIARMGGDEFTLLLEHVTSEGELEQLAQRALDVFRAPFLVSGQELFVQGSLGFALHPKDASEPQDLLRLADVAMYHAKRKHLGWALYTPDIKTPNTRAIQLEAALNRALERHELTLHYQPLVHAHEEDPCAVEALLRWNSPEFGNVSPAEFIPIAEDSGLIVPIGEWVLRQACRDGAELRRHWPDLKIAVNLSFKQFSHANLVSVTHEILQGTTLPPDALTLEITESVVMEYDEVMPKIEALRALGVSLAIDDFGVGYSSLSYLKRLPVQAVKLDRSFIVNAHVDPEGVDAHLVRAMALLARGMKIGLVAEGVETRAQAAFLRAAGVQSLQGWLYSRAVAFEDLLDVLTRLRPRATLGPDLRA, encoded by the coding sequence ATGCCGACAGGGCTCAAAGAACAGTCACACCAGCGTGAACTGAGCTTGTACCACATCCTCGACGCGCTTCCGGAAGAAGCCTTCGACCGTATCGCGCGACTCGCCGCGCAGCACTACCGCACGCCCATCGCCCTGATTTCCCTCGGCGACCGAGATCGGCGGAAGCTCACCGCCTGCCTTGGCCTCGACGCGCATCAAGCCGACCGCTTCCTCGGCGCCCGAAGCTTCGACGGCGCGGACCTCCTCGTCGTTCCCGACGCGGCACGCGACGCACGGTTTGCCGCCGATGACCTCACGGTCGGCGATGCCCACGTTCGCTTCTACGCGGCCGCGCCCGTCACCACCCTCCAAGGTGACGTCCTCGGCATGCTGTGCATCGCCGACACCGAACCTCGCCCGTTCGGCGAAGACGAGGCCGCCTTCCTGCGTGAACTCGCCGTGATCGCGGCCCAAGCGCTCGAACTGCACGCCTCCACGACTTGGCGCATGTACGAACGCGCCATGCTCGAAAGCGTCACAGACGCCATCGTCGGCGTCGACGCCGCCTTCGACGTCTCGTACCTCAACGAGGCCGCCTGTCGCTTGTACGACGTCACGCCAGGCCACGTGGGACGTCCCCTGGCCGAGCTCTTTCGCGCGGCCTTCCCCTGCGACGACGACGAGCGAACGTACCGCGAAGCGATCCGCGAGCGGCGCGCTTGGTCGGGAGAGGTGCATCACCACCTGCCGTCCGGACGGACCCTGCTCGTCAGCCTCCTTTTGAACCCGCTCGTCGACGCGACCGGAGAACGCGTCGGCATCCTCGCGTTCATTCGGGACATCACGAGACAACGCGCCGAAGAAGAGCGCCTGAAGCTCCTCGAGAGCGTCACGGTGAACGCCAACGACGCGGTGCTCATCACGCCCGCGCGTCCCATCGACGCGCCGAACGGCCCTGAAATCATCTACGCCAACGACGCTTTTTGCCGCATGACCGGCTATACCCTCGAAGAAGTCATCGGCCGAACGCCGCGCTTTCTGCAAGGCCCCAAAACCGACCGTGAGCAACTCGGCAAGATCCGGCACGCCCTGGAAACTTGGACGACCGTCACGGTGGAACTCGTCAATTACCGCAAGGACGGCAGCGAATTCGTCGTGGAGTTCAGCGTCGTGCCCGCCGGAAACAAAGACGGATGGTACACCCACTGGATCAGCATTCAACGCGACGTCACCGAGCGACGCCGCCAAGAAGAACGCTTGCGCCTACTCGAATCCGTGGTGGTGCACGCCAGTGACGCGATCATCATCAGCGAGGCCGAACCCGTCGACGCCCCCGGGCCGCGCGTGCTCTACGTCAACGACGCGTACACGCGCATGACCGGGTACGAACCGCACGAGATCATCGGACAAAGTCCGCGCATCATGCAAGGCGAGGGAACCGACCGCGCGACGCTCGACCGCATTCGCGCCAACTTGAAAGCGTGGCGACCCGTCAACGAGACGGTGCTGAACTACACGAAGGAAGGCCGTCCGTTCTGGGTGAGCCTCGCCATCACGCCCGTCGCGAACGAGGCAGGGTGGTACACGCATTGGGTGAGCGTGCAGCGTGACGTCACGAAGGAAAAACGGCAGTTGGAGTTGGAGCGTGACCGCCGAGCGGTCCTCGAACTCGTCACGGCCGGTGCGCCCTTGCCGCAAGTCCTCACGGCGACCCTCCAACTCCTCGAGCACCAACTCGAGGGCATGACCGCGTCCATCTTGCTGCGGCAAGACGACCACTTGTACGAGGGCGTGCGGTCCGCCTTGCCGCTCGAGTACCGAGAAGCCGTGAACGGCTTTCTCATCGGCCCGGGCATGGGCACGTGCGGCGGCGCCGCGTTCGAGCGCCGCACGATCGTCACGGCGGACATCTTGACGGACGAACGCTGGATTCGCCACCGCCACCTCGCCTTGCGTCACGGCTTGCGCGCGTGCTGGAGCACGCCCATTCTCAGCAAGAACCACACCGTCCTCGGCACGTTCGGCGTGTACGCGTACGAACCTCGCGCTCCGACCGCCGACGAGCTCGCGCTTCTCGAGGACAAAGCGCGGTTGGTCGCCGTGATCTTGGAACGCTATCAAGCGCTCGACGACATGCAGCGCCTCGCGCTCTACGATCCGCTGACGGGACTCGCCAACCGAACGTTGTTCCACGAGCAGCTTCGCAACGCCTTGGCGTTGCGCGATCCGGCCGTGTTCGTCGGGGTGGGTCTGCTGGACGTGGACCGCTTCAAGCTCGTCAACGACACGCTCGGGCACGGGGCGGGCGACGAGTTGCTGTGCATGATCGCGCGGCGCCTCGCCCACAACTTGTCGAGACGCGCGAGCATCGCCCGCATGGGCGGTGACGAGTTCACCTTGCTGCTCGAGCACGTCACGAGCGAAGGCGAGCTCGAACAACTCGCGCAACGCGCGCTCGACGTCTTTCGCGCGCCCTTCCTCGTCTCGGGCCAGGAGTTGTTCGTGCAAGGCAGCCTCGGCTTCGCGCTGCATCCCAAAGACGCGAGCGAACCGCAAGACCTGCTGCGCTTGGCGGACGTAGCGATGTACCACGCCAAGCGCAAGCATCTCGGGTGGGCGCTGTACACGCCCGACATCAAGACGCCCAACACGCGCGCCATCCAATTGGAAGCGGCGCTCAACCGCGCGCTGGAACGCCACGAGTTGACGCTGCACTACCAACCGCTCGTGCACGCCCACGAGGAGGACCCGTGCGCCGTCGAAGCGTTGCTGCGCTGGAACAGCCCCGAGTTCGGCAACGTCAGCCCGGCCGAGTTCATCCCGATCGCCGAGGACAGCGGCCTGATCGTCCCCATCGGGGAGTGGGTGCTGCGGCAAGCTTGCCGAGACGGCGCCGAACTGCGTCGGCACTGGCCGGACTTGAAGATCGCCGTGAACTTGAGCTTCAAGCAGTTCAGTCACGCGAATCTCGTGTCCGTCACGCATGAAATCCTGCAAGGCACGACCTTGCCTCCCGACGCGTTGACGCTCGAGATCACGGAAAGCGTCGTGATGGAGTACGACGAGGTGATGCCGAAGATCGAAGCGCTGCGGGCCTTGGGCGTCAGTTTGGCCATCGACGACTTCGGCGTGGGGTACAGCAGCTTGAGCTACCTCAAGCGCCTGCCCGTGCAAGCCGTGAAACTCGACCGGAGCTTCATCGTGAACGCGCACGTCGATCCCGAAGGCGTGGACGCTCACTTGGTCCGAGCCATGGCCTTGCTGGCGCGCGGGATGAAGATCGGGCTGGTCGCCGAAGGCGTCGAAACGCGAGCGCAAGCGGCGTTTCTTCGTGCGGCGGGCGTGCAATCGCTGCAAGGCTGGCTGTACAGCCGCGCCGTTGCGTTCGAGGACTTGCTCGACGTGTTGACGCGCTTGCGGCCTCGCGCGACCCTTGGGCCCGACCTTCGAGCTTGA
- a CDS encoding GAF domain-containing protein — protein sequence MTDPNNPTALLDAIQDVLYAVDQEFRFTFINAAAQRTLNLTPDALGRTLSEVLPQAATGQGYPLLLRAIQEQRPTHFEVYSPVRRRWIRVDAYPWNGGLIVYQHDIHERHQAEEHARALTTVSMHLQHAVTPREVASLLVQVVPAALGAEVVVVALLDEDGEQMRSVAATGLDEGQQRRWSEFPLTAPVPIAVTAREGRAVFVPTREDARRDYPALLNAIHPHEAWAALPLRVEDRTFGGLGLSFPTPRLFDEAERAFLHAVAAQAAQALERVRLLEAESRAREYGAFLTRASGELAASLDLPTTLKNLTRLAVPDLADWCAVYVPDGEELRVLAMAHQDPAKVELLRDTITAVPLRLDASGGAPQVLRTGEPFFVPVVTTAMIDALGRDPQHTRQLHTLGLRSYMGVPMVAHGHTLGVLAFALAETERHYDAEDLKFALELARRAGVALDHARLYGEAQAWAATLERTVADRTAELAARTRALEAFGVLSRDLATETDRVKLVTRAQEILLSLLPHAVAAYFEQQAGRWKLRCLTGELPDEAFKAALEVGLERGQAPSFDTPFDTNTPLYLNAFNPQPRHVRPESVAQLKSVASLPVGAGEHLYGVLVIALYEQHGWTAVDRVVLETALSKLRLALERAEAVEDLARRTRELEEVNAELDAFTATVSHDLRAPLRHLQSFSLLLRRALGDEVPERALRPLGMIESSSARLSVLVEALLSFARMSRQALRMQDVDLNDLVRLAVEDLHLDVTGQKVEWRIAPLPVVRGDAVLLRQVLVNLLGNAVKYSAGREQPIVTVDARETPSEESGEVVLRVQDNGVGYDPKLGDKLFGMFARLHRVDEYEGSGIGLATVRRVVQRHGGRVWAQSTPGEGATFYVALPR from the coding sequence GTGACCGACCCGAATAATCCGACTGCGCTCCTCGACGCCATCCAAGACGTCTTGTACGCCGTCGACCAGGAATTTCGATTCACCTTTATCAACGCCGCCGCTCAACGCACGCTGAACCTCACGCCCGACGCGCTCGGCCGCACTTTGTCCGAAGTGCTGCCGCAAGCCGCGACGGGACAAGGCTACCCGTTGTTGCTGCGCGCCATTCAAGAGCAGCGGCCCACGCACTTCGAGGTGTACTCCCCGGTGCGGCGACGCTGGATTCGCGTGGACGCCTACCCTTGGAACGGCGGTTTGATCGTGTATCAGCACGATATTCACGAGCGGCACCAGGCAGAAGAGCACGCGCGCGCCCTCACCACGGTCAGCATGCACTTGCAGCACGCGGTCACGCCGCGCGAGGTCGCGTCGCTGCTGGTGCAGGTCGTGCCCGCCGCCTTGGGCGCCGAAGTCGTGGTGGTCGCGTTGCTCGACGAGGACGGCGAACAAATGCGGAGCGTGGCTGCCACGGGCTTGGACGAGGGCCAGCAGCGACGCTGGAGCGAGTTTCCCCTCACGGCCCCCGTGCCGATCGCCGTGACCGCGCGCGAAGGCCGCGCGGTGTTCGTCCCGACGCGCGAGGACGCTCGGCGCGATTATCCGGCGCTGCTGAACGCCATTCATCCGCACGAAGCGTGGGCCGCCTTGCCGCTTCGGGTGGAGGACCGCACGTTCGGCGGACTGGGCCTCAGCTTCCCGACTCCGCGCTTGTTCGACGAGGCCGAGCGCGCCTTTTTGCACGCCGTGGCCGCGCAGGCCGCGCAGGCGTTGGAGCGTGTGCGGCTGCTGGAGGCCGAGAGCCGCGCGCGCGAATACGGCGCGTTTCTCACCCGCGCCAGCGGCGAGCTCGCCGCGTCCCTCGATTTGCCGACCACCTTGAAGAACCTCACGCGCCTCGCCGTGCCCGACCTCGCCGATTGGTGCGCGGTGTACGTTCCGGACGGGGAGGAACTTCGGGTGCTGGCCATGGCGCATCAAGATCCCGCGAAAGTCGAGTTGTTGCGCGACACCATCACGGCCGTGCCCCTCCGCCTGGACGCGTCGGGCGGCGCTCCGCAGGTGTTGCGTACGGGCGAGCCGTTCTTCGTTCCGGTCGTGACGACCGCGATGATCGACGCGCTGGGCCGAGACCCGCAGCACACCCGGCAGTTGCACACGCTGGGCTTGCGGTCTTACATGGGCGTGCCGATGGTCGCGCACGGTCACACGTTGGGCGTGCTGGCGTTCGCCTTGGCAGAGACCGAGCGTCACTACGACGCGGAGGACCTCAAGTTCGCCTTGGAACTCGCGCGAAGAGCGGGCGTCGCGCTGGATCACGCGCGGTTGTACGGCGAGGCGCAAGCTTGGGCGGCGACGCTGGAGCGTACCGTGGCCGACCGCACCGCCGAACTCGCCGCCCGTACCCGCGCGCTGGAGGCGTTCGGCGTGCTCAGCCGAGACCTCGCGACCGAAACCGACCGCGTGAAGCTCGTGACGCGCGCCCAAGAAATCCTCCTCTCGTTGCTGCCGCACGCCGTCGCCGCGTACTTCGAGCAGCAGGCGGGACGCTGGAAGCTGCGCTGCCTCACCGGAGAACTTCCCGACGAGGCCTTCAAGGCCGCGCTGGAAGTTGGGCTGGAGCGGGGCCAGGCCCCTTCGTTCGACACGCCGTTCGATACCAACACCCCGCTGTATCTCAATGCCTTCAATCCGCAGCCTCGCCACGTTCGGCCCGAGTCCGTGGCGCAGTTGAAGTCCGTCGCGTCCCTGCCCGTCGGGGCGGGCGAGCATTTGTACGGCGTGCTGGTCATTGCGCTGTACGAACAGCACGGCTGGACTGCCGTGGACCGCGTGGTGCTCGAGACCGCTCTGAGCAAGCTGCGCTTGGCGCTCGAACGCGCCGAGGCCGTGGAGGACTTGGCGCGCCGCACGCGTGAACTCGAGGAAGTGAACGCGGAACTCGACGCGTTCACGGCGACGGTGTCGCACGATCTGCGCGCGCCGTTGCGTCACCTTCAGTCGTTCAGCTTGCTGCTGCGCCGCGCGCTCGGCGACGAGGTGCCCGAGCGCGCACTTCGGCCTCTCGGCATGATCGAGTCGTCCTCGGCGCGTCTCAGCGTGCTCGTGGAGGCGTTGCTGTCGTTCGCGCGCATGTCCCGGCAGGCGTTGCGGATGCAGGACGTGGACTTGAACGACTTGGTTCGCTTGGCCGTAGAGGACTTGCACTTGGACGTGACGGGACAGAAGGTGGAGTGGCGCATCGCGCCGCTTCCGGTCGTGCGCGGAGACGCGGTGTTGTTGCGCCAGGTGCTGGTGAACTTGCTGGGCAACGCCGTGAAGTACAGCGCGGGACGCGAGCAACCCATCGTGACGGTCGACGCGCGTGAAACGCCGAGTGAGGAATCGGGCGAGGTGGTGCTGCGCGTCCAGGACAACGGCGTGGGGTACGACCCGAAGTTGGGGGACAAATTGTTCGGGATGTTCGCTCGATTGCACCGTGTGGACGAGTACGAGGGAAGCGGCATCGGCCTGGCGACGGTACGCCGAGTCGTGCAACGGCACGGTGGGCGCGTCTGGGCGCAAAGCACGCCGGGAGAGGGCGCGACCTTCTACGTCGCGTTGCCGAGGTGA